The Panicum virgatum strain AP13 chromosome 6K, P.virgatum_v5, whole genome shotgun sequence nucleotide sequence ctggtcgggtaagtcttgctgagtattagttgctcagggctttGCTGCAAATTTATTACAGGTACTTCCCACGTCGATTTCTGTCCCTGCTGTGCCAAGTTTATCCGTCGAGGTGTAGAAGGTTGGGTAGTAGTTGAGACTGAGGAGTAGTTTCTGGAGTTGGCGGGGTGCACGCTTTTGGTCAGTGGAGGGGTAGACCTTTATTTCCAAACTTGGGCTTCTTATGTTGTAAAAAGTTATAAATTATGTAAATATCTATAAAACGGTATGCAAAACTTAATGTTTCATAATCGTTTTGTACTTATATTTTAAGTGTTATATCGTGCTTataccatctgcgctcaccttcgcgtgagactaccggtgatgtttcgatcggactgtgggttgagaaaggatcgccaaattaagccgttaaactaatgcgcccgatgtgttcaaatgatggtcattacacttaattagagttttaatttggcggttctgtcacacagGGCTTGATCGAATTGGTTCGTTCGTGTGATGTGCTTGGATTCAGACAACGACCAGGGTCTTGGCTGGGAAATTAGATGCCTTAATCCTGCATTCAACAATGGTTGAGAGCTTAGCTGCGAAAGCATTGCTTGATGGACGGCGCAGATGGATGCTACACATGTACCCATCTAGTCCTGTTGCTTGATGAACGACGCGACGgcctctctctccttcttcgACTTCTCGCCGCTCTTGTAGCGGAAGTGGAACGGCGAGAAGTCGAAGTCGACCTCGGCGTTCGGATCCTTGGCTGCCTGCTGCCCACGGCCCCACTGAGCCTTCGCTTTTGGcagtaaaaaaaaaatgataCGCTGGTCCAGCGTTCGCCACGAGCACGAGCTGCGCGCCCTTTTGGCAACTGCCTCACCTGCTTCGATTCGGTACGAAATCACCAACCAATGAGGCAACACATGAGCAACAGAAACATCAAATTCACGGAAAGAACACCGCATTTGGAAGCATCCAGAATGTCACGAGCCTCTGCAGGGGAGGAGGACCACCAAGAAGGTTGGGGGCCGAGGTGAAGTCCACAAGGCCATTACCGCTGACGCCTCGCCTCTTGTGACCTGTTCTAGGTCGGAGGTGCCTAACATGGTGGCAGCAACCTCTTCTCCGGCGACGACGCTGCTCTGTAAAGTTCACATCAACTTGTGGTGCTTCTACTGTCTTCCATCAGTAACATGAGACGAAACAAGATCGGGAGGAGTCAGAGGCAGGGCCAGTGAGCCACTATGGCCAACGGGGCGAGCATGATCATCCATGGTGGCGTGCGGCAAAGCCGTCACTAGAGCGAGCGCGACGTCCACAAACCACGATAAACAAACACCCGCGGCGACCTCGGTTCAAAGCCGTATGAATTGCCTACGAGTGCGTGCCATCCGGTAGGGATAAAAGCCGCCGGCGCCTTTTAATTAATTCAAGAAGAATAAGGGATCGATCATCATCGGCCATGACACTCCTACACCCTACCACAACAACACGCCTGTCGACTGTTGCAATTTTTTTCCCCGTGCTGCAAGCAATAGCATAGTAGTGTCAGAATTCAGAAACGCGAGCGCGTGACACATTCGATGGCCCTTAATCCTCCACGGGCCTCGACAGCGCGCCGAGCTTTTGGCAACCCAGGACCAAAGTCTAGGCAGCACTACCACCGCCCGTCGTGCTCGTCCAGTGATGCATGCTGCGGGAAATCAGGGTAGACAAGGCCTCCCTGATTTGCCGCCGAGCACGCACGCACAGTCCGGCCCAGGCGAGTCACGGCTCTCCTCCCTTCTGCCGGTGGACCGGCAggaagccgcggcggcggcggcggcggcggcggctgcgtccGCCGGCCGCTGTGGCGCGTCATTTCCGCCGCGGACCGAGCGGCCAAGACGCACCTCGAGTGGATTTggtgccgctcgccggcgtAACTGCCGCCAGCCGCGAGGGGGCGCCACTGCCTTTACTAGTTCGGGCAAGCGTTAGATGCAGCACGAGCCAACGGCCGGCCCCCTCGGCATTCATGTACGGAGCGCCCTTTTTCCGTTCACAAGCTCCGGTGAAACCGACGTGTACATTCCCCAGCCGCCGCAGTAAACACAAGCGaggaaaaaaggagaaaaaaacagGCACCACGTAGTACATGGCTCTGGCCAACTCGGCCACTGACAAAATACAGTAGTACAAGTACGTATACGCTATGTGTGTGGTATACTATGGCTGCCACCACCGGCGATGGATGCAGGTCTCTGAACGAACGGGggaccgccgccggcgggggccggccggccggcgaggtaTGTGgaggtagctagctagctgccgtTGATGAAGGCGGCGAGCGTGGCCATGTGCATGGCGGCCTTGGGCGAGGCGAGGTTGTTGAGGAAGTAGCAGTGGCCCTCGCCGGGGGTCACGTAGAgccgcgcctccccgcgccACCCGCTGCCGAGGAGCGCGTCCACGTACGCGCGCTGGAACGGGCCCAGCCGGTCCTGCCCGGACACCGTCATCagcacgcgcggcggcgggagcgcccgccacgccgccgcggggagCGCCTCCGCCGGGTTCACGTACGGGTGGCCCGTCCCGTACCGCCCCGCGCAGATGAACCCCCACGCGCGCTCCGCGCCGGGGGACACGTACCGCCCCAGGAAGTAGGGGTCCAGCAGCGCCACGCCCCTgatggccgccctcgccgccgcgccgccctgctGGCCCGCGCGCATCGCCAGGTTGTGCGCGATGTTGCCGCCGGCACTGTCGCCGGCGAGGAACAGGCGGGAGGCGTCGCCGTGCTTGGACAGCcagggctccccgccgccggcgccgggacgCGCGTTCTCGAGCACCCACGACAGCGCAGCCCAGGCGTCGTCGTACGCCGCGGGgagcgggtgctccggcgcGAGGCGGTAGTTCACCGACACCGCGACGACGCCCGCCCTCGCCGTCAGCGCGTTGAGGTAGCCGTGGTACACGGGGTCGAACGccgactcgaccacgaacgcgCCGCCGTGGAAGTAGACGAGCAcggggagcctgccgccgcccccgccgacgacggcgcggcggctcggCCGGTAGATCCGCGCCCGGAGCCCGGTGCCCTCGTCCACGACCACGTCCTTGGATGCGACGCCCGTGCGCGCGTCCAGGGACGGCGGCACGAACGCCGTGCCCATGAACCGCTGCACGCGGCCGCTCTTGTACTGGATCAGGAACGGCGAGAAGTCGAACTTGACCTCCATGTTGGGGTCCGTGGCCCGGCTGCGGAATGCCGACGCCCCcaccgcggcctcctcctccctcgcctccCCTGCCGCCACGAGCAGCGCGCAGAGCGCGGCGACGAGCACGAGGACAGGGtacgccatggccgcggcgcgcggtggcAGCAGCGAGAGTGACCCCGCACTGTGTGTGTGCCGTGTGCGCTCCGCAGCAGAAGTGCTCACCGTGCCCGggggcgagccgcgccgcgctTTATATGCGCGCCGAGCCGGCAGTGCGGGCCGGCGCGAtggggccgcgcgcgcgcactaATGCGcccgggcacgggcacgggcgcTTGCGCGGGACGCGACCGGTGGCGTGCGCGGGCGTGACAATGCCGGCGTGGCAAGTTTCCGCCGCGCACCGTCGCGACGGCCGGGTCAatgcgccggggggggggggggggggcgtcgcCGGGGCGGTAGTGGGGGTGGCGGCAGCACTGGCCACTAGTGAATTAGTGATCCGTAACCATCGGACGGTCAGTGAGTGCCCCGGGTGGCCGGAGCCATCGGGCTTTGTCTCTCCTCGCCGATCCTGCAGGCACGCAGTAACCGGCGCCGCAGTTAACTCCCGGTCATGCGCAGCGGCCATGCCGTTCCATCAATCCCTCCACGAACGGACGGACGGTCGTACAAGCGTCACGGGGAGAGAGGTCCATGATGGCCCGTGGCGTAGGCTTTGCGCCGCTGCCGGAGACCGGTACTGGCCGGTAGGTCGATTTGGAGCGTCTCGCCGTGCCCGTACTCGTGGACGTATCGGTGTCGCGCTGGCCGCCTCCGTCGtcgcgtcctccgccgccggtgcgccggcggtggctctggAGCCCAGATCCAGCATGGCATTAAGGTGCCACTGACGCCTGTGGCTCGGGGCGGGCGGGGGGCCACGCACTTCCCATCAGCACCGGTTTGTTCTActcaggccccgtttagttcccaaaaattttcacctcccctttaaacacatatatgaaccactaaatataattaaataacaaaactaattacacagttttgatgtacatgacgagacgaattttttgagcctaattagtgcatgattagccataagtgctacagtacccatatgtgctaatgatgcggtcaaatgcctcaaaagattcgtctcgcgatttccaagtgagttctgaaattagttttttaattagtgttcgaaaaatcctcccgacatctggtcaaacaacgACGAGACATCAAAAATTTTTggttttggaaactaaacgcccCCTCACCCCTGCGCCGCGCGATCGAGCGCGGCCTGCCGCCTGCGACGCCGCAGCAGGCCGTGCCGGCCGTTTTCCGGAGCCGATCGAACGCGCCGTACTAATGGCGCCCGGCCATCAATGGAGGCCTGGCGTTTTACCGGAAGACGCACGGGCCCATGTACTCTCATTTACTAGCCGAAAGGCAGCGACGTATAGGTGACTGACACTACTGCTGCTGTAATGCGGCTCCATCACTAGCAGTTCAGCCTGCAGAGCTGCAGGAGCAGGACACTCCCCGGTCAGTGAGAGTGCCGCGTACATCGTCCTGTACCATCGCCCTCTCCTTTTAGGCTGTCCACAATGGCAAGAGCAaaagcaaatttgctcttgcctcgTTTCTCACGctctctctgtctacagtgccaaacagtagatTTACTTCTCCATTTCCTCCTATCGCTGTGGACGGTCTTAGGGCGTTGACGATTTCTCCGGCGATTTCATTCTTTTAATCGAAAAACAGTGACAGCACAGTGGTCGCTAGCGACGAGTTTGTCGCTAGTTCGCCGAGAGAGCTCGCTCTCACGCACGCACTTCCCAAGCGCTGctgccctcctctctcctccaagcgctgctgccctcctctctctcctccaaatCGCCAGACCGATGCGGGTGGCCTTAGGTTCTCCTTCAGGCTTCAGTTACGAGCGGTGCCGCCGTTGGGATGATGATGAAACAGTTGAGCTGCGGCGAGCCGGAGCCGCGCCTCCTGccggagaagaggaggaaggccTGATGATAGGGTCAGCCATCCATGGCCACACGCCATGCTCATGCGTGCCTAAGCCTGAGCTCCTGTTGGTGCTAGGCGGTTTTGAGCGTGACGAGTGACGACGCGGATATGGTCGGCATATGGACTCGTACCCACACGGAGCGGACGCCCAGGATCCAATCAAGCAGCGAGGACCACCCCCCGGTTGCTTAGCAAGCAGTCAAGGTTGGGGGATCTAAGTATAAATAAAGTTCGAAAACGGTCAACGGAAGAGACGAGCTCTACCGCTCGAATGGTAATGGGCCTCGGGTGCAATGTGAACGGGCCCAAAAAAGGTCCGCGAAGCGCAGGCTGCGATGTATTGCCTTAGAAGCTACCATTTGTCGGTTGCAcagtcctcttcttcctcgatcCGAACTGGGACCATGCCGGCATGAGCAAAAAAGATCAGAAACAACCCCCGCAGCGCGACAGTTTTTACATCGTGGAGCAGCCGCTCGTATCACCGACAATACGAGCAACATCCGCCCTGTATCGTCGCAACATCCGATTCCATCCCACCAGGTAAAGAGCTGCAAATTCCCCGTTCTTATTATTTGATCTCGGAAGCGAGAAAAAGGGAAGCGGATCCAGCAATGACAGAAAGTGTACCGGGCAAGATAACTAATCTCAATATGAAATTGTATTACAGGAACGATGCTGCGTACACGACTGGTTGAAAATACAAGTTGTAACGATGGTGTACCGCGAATCTCATATCCCCCTACATCAATCTCTTCCAGACTAAGGTAAATTAATCTGATAAATGAGATCTCAGCTTCGACAGCACCCGCCCTGCCGACTCGGCACCaccaccccccacccccccgGAGAGTACAAcagtaaaaatatatttttatctaACCCCCATATAGCCTGGAACGACCATTCTTATTATTGAAATGCAGTAACAAAGCTATCTGCGGGCCAGATGCCAGAATGGCTCCTTGGGAAGAAAGTGCACTGTCAAGGGCATTGCGGACCGCGGGGAGCAAGAGTGGCCGTCCAATCTTCTCCCCTACTGAAGGAATAACCTTCAATAGCTGCGAAGAAACATATATAAGTGAGGAAAAACAGCTATGGCGAAGAAAATTGGCCCAGTCGCCTGCAAAGAAACATATATAAGTGAGGACACCCGCACCCACCACAAACAACAACCAGAACTAACAATAACACAGCCCTGTATATTACCTCCATAGGCACCAGAAGAGTCCGTGACACACAAATAGCCGCCTCCCAGGCACTTGCAAGCTTAAATTGCTCACTCCGCATCCTAGCCCAAACATAAGGGACACCATCGGCCTTCCGTAACTACATAAACCAATTAGATTAAGCTCCTATAACATATCGATTCATGAAACAACCATCTTCAAGATAATATGTAATCATTAGAATAACCGAGCAGGAAAAAAGGAGTAATAAGAAACACCTGAGACTTCCCAAACTCAGGCAACCGATACGAATCGCCAGGAAAAAGTGTGTCGGCTAGAATCATTGACCGAATACGGTCCGCCGAAAAACACCTAATCCGAGGGAAAAATTTTGGCTCCATATTCCACACACCAAGATCCATACTATCCAAGTATAGAACCTTCACAAAAAAAACACATCACGTATAGTTGACGTATAAAGAGCACAACCTCCACCATTCACTAAATCCAACCACGCAAAATAAAACAGTAAAATGTCAAACCGAAATTTAACTAAACACATATACAGCAATACATGCAGGAAAAGACAACAGCCGGTGATATTGCACGCCTTGATCCCTTTCCTAATATCAGCTTTTACCTTGACAACAGCATCCATCAATCTATGAACCACATAGTCACCCCAGTCATAGCAGCTTATCTTCGAAGGATCGACTATGGCATTCCAGTAATTAACACCAGCGTAGTCGTGTTTAGCACCCGGCACTAACAGAGTGGACATAACATAAACAACAAATGCAGCCTTAAAAGCATCCTGTTCCCGAGCTGACATCACCCCTCCATAGTCTTTCACAATGACCTCCTTCACCATCCTAATACTTCGGCAATCCCTCGCCGCAAATCCTAAAAACTCCGAAGCAATGAACTGCACAGTTTCTATCGATGGAACACCATTCTCAAGAACTTTATTACCCGTGCAGGGGATGCCAAATACCACAGCTACATCATCCTTACTAAAACCTAATAAATCTATCAGGGTCTAGCACTACCTCATGAGAGCTATGATTCACCTTGCTCATTAGCCATACAGAAAACTGCCTGTTTATCTGCCTCACAGCTGGGAATTCAAGCAGCCCCCCAAAACCAATTGCTTCAACTAAAGTCCTTTTCACATCGTCAAAAGCAGTAATCACATCATATAGATGCCTGATAGAACATCTACATGCTGCAACCCCGACCTCATTCATTGGTATCTTCACAAAAACCTGGAAAACAAAAAACCCAAAACACTGAGCCACGCCGCCACACACACACGATTACAGCACAAATCAGATTGAACAACAACAACTGAAGTACTGTTAAGGCTCACAGGGAACAAGACCCATCAAAAGATGAACCAATTGCTTGCCACCCACATACCCAATGTGGGTGCCTCTTTTAGAGATGCAATACATGTCTCAGTATTTGGCTTAAAAAGGTTTCCTAgcaatttttcaaaaattcttTCACCTcaaaatagagcaagaacatCCTTTACACTACCAAGACAACAAAAACACAGATCCGAGACTATCCCATCTAAGAACAGCAACGGTCGGGGCGGccccgcacccccccccccccccccccccccccgccccaaACCGCTAAAAGAAATTACCACCAAAGATACGGCTGGATCTAGAACTTACCAACAAAGAACGAGATGGTAACCAATGAACTCCGAGTCGCAAATGTATCAGTTCGCACAAAAATCGCCGGAAACCCTAGAGCACCGACTGGTGATTCCAAAGAAGCGGCGGCCACAGCTTGAGATAGACTGATGTCAATGCGGGAGCAGCAAAATGCATTCCTACCCCCTGCTCAGTCGACGGCCCACCATACAGGGCCtgtccagcccaaaacccaacaAAAAGCCACCACCACATAAGAAAAGTGCGAACACGAATTAACTTAACTAACTTAAACACCTGCCGAAACGAAAAGCAACCACATTACCGCATGTGCGGTGTGCGAATCTCAAAGCCGATCGGACGGTTATCCCCGCGTGTGGGTACCGACCCATATGCTTACGGGAACTTTAGCGTGACGCGTGATGGGGCGGGCGCGAGCCTCAACGGCAGCGCCGGCCGTGGCGTCCGTGCTGGGATCTCTGGATGCGATTAAACGGATTTGGGTACCCAACGGATTTCTGCTTTGGTGTGCACAGGGGAAGGGATGGGAATGGGTTCTGCCCTGCCGCGCGATAAATGTCAACAAACTTTGCCGGCTGCCATCCTCTGGAAACTGGAAAGCATCAAGGCGTGAGAACGCGAGGTGAAAGCACCGCACCGTCTTGTTTCCCTGCTCTGTTTTCACTTTCAGATCCAGTGTTATGAACAACTTATACATTACTTAAGCTCTCCAAAACAGATTTTCTTTCTACTCTTTTAAGTTCtacgtactccctccattttaaattataatttatttaattttaatttaaatttaaccactcgtcttattcagaaattttgtgcaaacataGTTAAATTTAAATAATTCTTTAAAaacttttattaataaagcagatcataacaaaaaaaagtgatattttgtataaatttttaaacAAGACAAGTGGTCGtcaaacgaattataatttTAAATGGGGGGGAGTAGTCCCTAAATAGGCTACATGTTACAGAAATCATATATTTTTTACCTTAATTCTGAGTCCATGGCTGGACTCTGGCTTCTATAAGTTTTTCCTGAGAATTCTCACACGCATCACACACGCTCAATTGGTTCGAACCATGACACCGTGTGCCGAGCATACTCGCACGAGAAAGAGGTAGTGAACGGGAACTGCAGGTACGTCTCCACGAAGTCGCGCTTGTACCAGCTCGTCCTCATCCAATTCATGATCAACGGCTGCACGAAACACCACCAAATTCAAAGCGCACGCTAACCGGAAGCGGGAGGTCCTCCAAATGGATTCTCTTCGCACGCAAACAAAGAGCTCGGTCAGGAGTAGCTCACGCACAGGCCAGGACATGAGCGACGGGGAAGTAGCAGGCGAACACCGCGACGAAATTTCAACCGCAAGTAAGCCCAAGTTGGATTCCGCCGCCGAATCAAATTCGCGCCAGATCCATCGCCTGAAGAGTTTCACACGATCTCATTTCGGCCTTTGCGGCCCAACCCATTTAaagccttcttcctcttccgtCTTGCCGCCACCGCTGTTCCTCCTCACGCTGTAGCCAGAATTTCGGGGTTTCAAGGTTCGGACTGCTGGAGGCAGAGCTCTCCGGTGAGACTGTGTAGGAGGGCCTAGGCAGCGGCTGCTGGCGGTGGCGATGGGTTGGTGGGGGTGGTAAGCCGGCACGGGCATCGGCGGCCACTGGCGGATATCCGGTGGGCATCGGAGGTGGTAGGGCACTATGGCAAGTGACCTGGCCGTGGTGGATTTGGGCAGCGGTGGCCGGTGGTGATGGCTCCGGCAGTGGGAGCTGCCAGAGAcggaagaggaggacggtgcgGGGGCGAGTAGAGGAAATACAACAATGGGCAAGAGCGGATACAGGGgtggggggctccagccccctatCCCATGAAGCCCTCCAAAATAATTTTTAACCATGAACGAGGAAGAGGAAAAataaaaggaggaagaagaagaaaagaaaaagaggaacaAGAGGAGAAGAATAAACTCGCTAAATTTGTATCTTAAATTGACCACTGATGGGGGAATTGGGTTTGGACTGTGGTGGCAGATCTATAGCAGCGTAGCTGGAGCAGGGAAAAATAGCGAGGTGGCGGGCTGGCGGCGATAGCTAGAAAGATGGGCCGCGTTAGGCCTCATTCGGCAAGGCCCGGAACGGCCTGGAATGGCCTCCAATCCGGCTGGAATGAAGTAGCCCGGTTCGAAATCAGGTCCGGCCCGTAATTGTCGTTCGTTTAGGTCCGGTCCGGAACGAAAACGGGCCATTCCAGGCCGTTCCATCCCCTCCTCAGTCCGGAGTCGATCTAGACCTCAACCCTCCAGGATTCGTTCCGcgtcctggcggcggcggccggcgaattCGGCTTCCTAGCGACGGCGCGACCACCTTCTCGTCGGTAATcccctcgtcctcctcttctCTCCCTCTAGCGTTCTTGGATCTTGCTGGTGATGGAATTTCTTAGGATCCATGTGACGGGTGGAGGGCCGGGTAGCGCCGGCCGACGTGGGCGTGGAgcgcggcgccgacgccgaAGAAGACGAGGATGGAGGCCGCGTTCGTCAGGACGAGGAGCAGCACCACAGCCCTAGACCTCCGCCGTCGCTGCTGATCTGATCTGGGCTTCTTGGCGTTGTCGTAGTCCATGCTCCTCCCCATTCTCTTGATGCAACACCAAGGTGCTCCGACGCAGTGGCatgccatggcgcggcggtgtTTATAGGTGCGTGGTTTTGGCAAGTTTAGGTGACGACCAGGGGAGGAAGAGCCGAGCTGTTGCTTGAGGAGTGATCAAAGCAGAGGGGGGTGTAGTATTCATTTGCAACATGGAGTAGCAGTCAACACATACACACACCTTGCCATATTGGGAGGCCTCGCAGCAATTCTGCTGTGATCTACTGGCCTTCGTGCAGGTGTTCATAGGGGTGCGTTCTGGTTCCCCTGGCTGCTGGCTTTGGCTCACGTTTATGCTAAGCAGAGTTGACTAGTAACCGCGATAATGATTGAAAggaattgttttgtttcttttgctGAGTTTTCTCTACAGAGGCACATCGATTTCAGTTTATATGTGAGTAGTGTTCCTCAGTTGGCGGCACACTTTGTACTTATGTTGCCCAAATATGGTTAGCAAACTCTATTTATCCGAGCACACTTTGACTGATTATCATATTCTAGATTCATTTTGCATACGATTCGTAGCATACtgttagctatttctttgactACGACATCATAGAACAGTAGAAAATCAGTGTGAACTCTCTCTATGATTCTTGAAATGCCATTTTATGCGTCTAATGTTCTTTTACTGTCAAATGGTTAGCAAACTCTTTGTCACTGATAATCTATTCTGTTGTTGATCTAACTGACATCAGGCCACGATAATTTTCATGAGATCTTCCCTCCATTTATCTGAGGTGATTATGTGCATGCAGGCTTGCTGGTATCCCATGTGAGGTGACTGAATCCAATTTTGGTTGCTGTTATGTTATGTATTACCACGGTCCATGATGTACTCTGCCAATTATATGTTGTGTTGTGTGATGGTTTCTGATGTAGAAGGATCCattcagtggcggagccagactAGAGAATCAGAAGGGGCCAGCATTGGTAATTGAGGTGCTAAACTAATAAACagtcaccgtgttcggctggtctcCAGCCCTCCAGCCTTACATTATTTcgctctcacaccactccagccaccagccaggtaacagtatttttctctcgcaccactccagctccagcctccagcctgccgaacacggtgagTGTCAAAATTACTATTCATCTAATGGAGCTTTTCAATGGcaggagagggggggggggcatggccCCCTTTGGCCTCAACCTAGCTCTGCCAGTGGATCCATTATTCTGTTGAAGCATGCATCTCAATGTTGTGCTCCAAATTGTCATGCCATGCAGACGGACGTTTTTCTTTATAAGAACAGGCACATGTTTGAAAAAA carries:
- the LOC120712633 gene encoding probable carboxylesterase 7, producing MAYPVLVLVAALCALLVAAGEAREEEAAVGASAFRSRATDPNMEVKFDFSPFLIQYKSGRVQRFMGTAFVPPSLDARTGVASKDVVVDEGTGLRARIYRPSRRAVVGGGGGRLPVLVYFHGGAFVVESAFDPVYHGYLNALTARAGVVAVSVNYRLAPEHPLPAAYDDAWAALSWVLENARPGAGGGEPWLSKHGDASRLFLAGDSAGGNIAHNLAMRAGQQGGAAARAAIRGVALLDPYFLGRYVSPGAERAWGFICAGRYGTGHPYVNPAEALPAAAWRALPPPRVLMTVSGQDRLGPFQRAYVDALLGSGWRGEARLYVTPGEGHCYFLNNLASPKAAMHMATLAAFINGS
- the LOC120712637 gene encoding uncharacterized protein LOC120712637 isoform X1; amino-acid sequence: MVKEVIVKDYGGVMSAREQDAFKAAFVVYVMSTLLVPGAKHDYAGVNYWNAIVDPSKISCYDWGDYVVHRLMDAVVKVKADIRKGIKACNITGCCLFLHVLYLDSMDLGVWNMEPKFFPRIRCFSADRIRSMILADTLFPGDSYRLPEFGKSQLRKADGVPYVWARMRSEQFKLASAWEAAICVSRTLLVPMELLKVIPSVGEKIGRPLLLPAVRNALDSALSSQGAILASGPQIALLLHFNNKNGRSRLYGG
- the LOC120712637 gene encoding uncharacterized protein LOC120712637 isoform X3 — encoded protein: MNEVGVAACRCSIRHLYDVITAFDDVKRTLVEAIGFGGLLEFPAVRQINRQFSVWLMSKVLYLDSMDLGVWNMEPKFFPRIRCFSADRIRSMILADTLFPGDSYRLPEFGKSQLRKADGVPYVWARMRSEQFKLASAWEAAICVSRTLLVPMELLKVIPSVGEKIGRPLLLPAVRNALDSALSSQGAILASGPQIALLLHFNNKNGRSRLYGG
- the LOC120712637 gene encoding uncharacterized protein LOC120712637 isoform X2 translates to MVKEVIVKDYGGVMSAREQDAFKAAFVVYVMSTLLVPGAKHDYAGVNYWNAIVDPSKISCYDWGDYVVHRLMDAVVKVKADIRKGIKACNITGCCLFLHVLYLDSMDLGVWNMEPKFFPRIRCFSADRIRSMILADTLFPGDSYRLPEFGKSQLRKADGVPYVWARMRSEQFKLASAWEAAICVSRTLLVPMEATGPIFFAIAVFPHLYMFLRSY